The following are encoded together in the Streptococcus oralis genome:
- the coaA gene encoding type I pantothenate kinase, translating into MTNEFLHFEKISRQTWQSLHRKTTPPLTEEELESIKSFNDQISLQDVTDVYLPLVHLIHIYKRTKDDLAFSKGIFLQRESKSQPFIIGVSGSVAVGKSTTSRLLQILLSRTLPDATVELVTTDGFLYPNQILIDQDILNRKGFPESYDMEALLNFLDRLKNGQDVDIPVYSHEVYDIVLGEKQCVKAADFVIVEGINVFQNPQNERLYITDFFDFSIYVDAAVEDIESWYLDRFLKLLSFAQNDPNSYYHRFTQMPIGEVESFAHQVWTSINLTNLQNYIEPTRNRAEVILHKTKNHEIDEIYLKK; encoded by the coding sequence ATGACCAACGAATTTTTACATTTTGAAAAAATCAGTCGCCAGACTTGGCAATCATTGCATCGCAAAACAACCCCTCCCTTGACAGAGGAAGAGTTAGAATCCATCAAGAGTTTCAATGACCAGATTAGTCTGCAGGACGTAACGGACGTCTATCTTCCCCTTGTTCATCTTATCCATATTTACAAGCGCACTAAGGATGATTTGGCATTTTCAAAAGGAATTTTCCTCCAACGTGAAAGCAAATCCCAACCTTTTATCATTGGGGTTTCTGGAAGTGTTGCTGTCGGGAAATCGACTACTAGTCGCTTACTTCAGATTCTTCTATCACGTACTCTCCCAGATGCTACTGTAGAATTGGTGACAACTGACGGTTTTCTCTATCCCAATCAAATCTTGATTGACCAAGATATCTTAAATCGCAAAGGTTTTCCTGAAAGTTATGATATGGAAGCCTTGCTGAATTTTCTTGATCGCCTAAAAAATGGCCAAGATGTCGATATTCCTGTCTATTCTCATGAAGTGTATGACATCGTTCTTGGGGAGAAACAATGTGTCAAAGCTGCTGACTTTGTCATTGTAGAGGGGATTAATGTCTTTCAAAATCCTCAAAATGAGCGTCTTTACATCACTGATTTCTTTGATTTCTCCATCTATGTGGATGCTGCTGTCGAGGATATTGAAAGCTGGTATCTGGATCGTTTCTTGAAACTGCTCAGCTTTGCCCAAAATGATCCCAACAGCTACTACCACCGCTTTACGCAAATGCCAATTGGAGAAGTTGAATCCTTTGCACACCAGGTTTGGACCAGTATTAATCTCACAAATCTACAAAACTATATCGAACCAACAAGGAATCGCGCCGAGGTCATTCTCCACAAGACTAAAAACCATGAAATCGATGAAATTTACCTAAAAAAATAA
- a CDS encoding pyrimidine-nucleoside phosphorylase, with protein MRAVDLIQKKRDGQELTAAEIKWLVEGYVAGTVPDYQMSAFAMAVYFKGMTTREISDLTMNMVKTGQEFDLSAIDGVKVDKHSTGGVGDKVTLVLAPLVASFGVPVAKMSGRGLGHTGGTIDKLESIKGYQVERSQEDFIRQVQDIGVSVIGQSDQLVKADKLLYALRDVTATVDTIPLIASSVMSKKIAAGADAILLDVTVGEGAFMKTVDEARKLAQTMVDLGKAVGRKTVAVITDMSQPLGRAIGNRLEILEAIEILQGKGREDISHFICELAQIMLGLADVEKTIEEIRQHLENGQALAKFEEMVAAQGGDLEDLYRPVKVAHVVEIHAQETGVISALPAMEFGLYAMRLGAGRAVKSDDLDYETGIVFEKKVGDSVQKGEIVAKVYTNGKISSELVTEFQKYVKINDGVQSLREIIEIIS; from the coding sequence ATGAGAGCAGTTGATTTAATCCAAAAGAAACGAGATGGTCAAGAACTGACTGCAGCTGAAATCAAATGGTTGGTAGAAGGCTATGTGGCTGGAACTGTTCCAGACTATCAGATGTCTGCTTTTGCTATGGCTGTTTATTTTAAAGGAATGACCACACGTGAGATTTCTGATCTGACGATGAATATGGTCAAGACAGGTCAGGAGTTTGACTTGTCAGCTATTGATGGGGTTAAAGTTGATAAGCACTCTACTGGTGGTGTAGGTGATAAGGTGACCTTAGTCTTGGCTCCACTTGTTGCGAGTTTCGGTGTGCCCGTTGCTAAAATGAGTGGTCGTGGTCTCGGCCATACTGGTGGAACAATTGATAAATTGGAGTCCATTAAGGGCTATCAAGTCGAGCGAAGTCAAGAAGATTTTATTCGTCAGGTACAGGACATTGGTGTATCTGTCATTGGGCAGTCAGATCAGCTGGTTAAAGCAGACAAACTTCTCTATGCCCTCCGAGATGTGACAGCAACTGTCGACACGATTCCTTTGATTGCTAGTTCTGTCATGAGCAAGAAAATTGCTGCTGGGGCGGATGCTATTTTGCTAGACGTAACGGTCGGTGAGGGTGCCTTCATGAAGACGGTTGATGAGGCGCGCAAATTAGCTCAAACCATGGTGGATCTTGGTAAGGCAGTTGGTCGAAAGACGGTAGCAGTCATTACCGATATGAGCCAACCCTTGGGAAGAGCCATTGGCAATCGTCTCGAAATCCTTGAGGCAATCGAGATTCTTCAAGGAAAAGGCCGAGAAGATATTAGTCACTTTATCTGCGAGCTAGCTCAGATTATGCTTGGCTTGGCTGATGTTGAGAAAACGATCGAGGAAATCCGTCAACACCTGGAAAATGGCCAAGCACTGGCTAAGTTTGAAGAAATGGTAGCAGCACAAGGCGGTGATTTAGAAGATCTCTATCGCCCCGTCAAAGTTGCCCATGTGGTGGAAATCCATGCTCAAGAAACGGGTGTTATTTCAGCCCTTCCAGCTATGGAATTTGGGCTCTATGCCATGAGACTAGGAGCTGGTCGTGCAGTCAAGTCTGATGACTTGGACTATGAAACAGGGATTGTTTTTGAAAAGAAAGTTGGAGATTCCGTTCAAAAGGGTGAAATTGTTGCAAAAGTTTATACAAATGGAAAAATTTCTTCTGAACTAGTTACAGAATTTCAAAAATATGTTAAAATAAATGATGGAGTGCAAAGTTTACGAGAAATTATAGAAATTATCTCATAA
- a CDS encoding cytidine deaminase, with protein sequence MATTELIELAIETSKQAYVPYSHFPIGAVLVAKDGSIYTGVNIENASYPLTNCGERTAIFKAVSEGQREFSELIVYGQTEKPISPCGACRQVMVEFFEQDLKVTLVAKDKSTVEMTVGELLPYSFTDLN encoded by the coding sequence ATGGCGACTACTGAGTTAATTGAACTAGCAATTGAAACCAGCAAACAAGCCTATGTCCCCTATTCTCATTTTCCCATAGGTGCTGTTTTAGTAGCCAAGGATGGTAGTATTTATACGGGTGTGAACATCGAGAATGCTAGTTATCCCTTGACTAATTGTGGAGAACGTACTGCTATTTTTAAAGCAGTTTCGGAGGGGCAACGAGAGTTTTCAGAATTGATTGTCTACGGACAAACTGAAAAACCCATCTCGCCATGTGGTGCTTGTCGCCAGGTCATGGTTGAATTTTTTGAACAAGATCTAAAAGTGACTTTAGTCGCTAAAGATAAATCGACGGTCGAGATGACGGTCGGGGAGTTACTTCCATACTCATTTACAGACTTAAACTAG
- the rpsT gene encoding 30S ribosomal protein S20, whose amino-acid sequence MANIKSAIKRAELNVKQNEKNSAQKSAMRTAIKAFEANPSEELFRAASSAIDKAETKGLIHKNKASRDKARLSAKLAK is encoded by the coding sequence TTGGCAAACATTAAATCAGCTATCAAACGCGCTGAATTGAACGTTAAACAAAACGAAAAAAACTCAGCTCAAAAATCAGCTATGCGTACTGCTATCAAAGCTTTCGAAGCAAACCCTTCTGAAGAACTTTTCCGTGCTGCTAGCTCAGCTATCGACAAAGCAGAAACTAAAGGTTTGATTCATAAAAACAAAGCAAGCCGCGATAAAGCTCGTCTTTCAGCTAAACTTGCTAAATAA
- the metG gene encoding methionine--tRNA ligase, with amino-acid sequence MSEKNFYITTPIYYPSGKLHIGSAYTTIACDVLARYKRLMGYDVFYLTGLDEHGQKIQQKAEEAGITPQAYVDGMAVGVKELWKLLDISYDKFIRTTDDYHEKVVAQVFERLLAQDDIYLGEYSGWYSVSDEEFFTESQLAEVFRDEAGNVTGGIAPSGHEVEWVSEESYFLRLSKYQDRLVEFFKSHPDFITPDGRLNEMLRNFIEPGLEDLAVSRTTFTWGVPVPSNPKHVVYVWIDALLNYATALGYGQDDHANYDKFWNGTVFHMVGKDILRFHSIYWPILLMMLDMKLPARLIAHGWFVMKDGKMSKSKGNVVYPEMLVERYGLDPLRYYLMRSLPVGSDGTFTPEDYIGRINYELANDLGNLLNRTVSMINKYFDGQIPAYVEGVTEFDNALAEVAEQSISDYHTHMEAVDYPRALEAVWTLISRTNKYIDETAPWVLAKDEEHRDQLASVMSHLAASLRVVAHMIEPFMMGTSRAVLAQLGLAEVSSLENLSLADFPAGVTVVAKGTPIFPRLDMEEEIAYIKEQMEGNKPAVEKEWNPDEVELKLNKEEIKFEDFDKVEIRVAEVKEVSKVEGSDKLLQFRLDAGDGEDRQILSGIAKYYPNEQELVGKKVQIVANLKPRKMMKKYVSQGMILSAEHEGKLTLLTVDPAVPNGSVIG; translated from the coding sequence TGTCTTTTATCTGACAGGTCTTGATGAGCATGGTCAAAAGATCCAACAAAAAGCGGAAGAAGCTGGCATCACACCACAAGCCTATGTTGATGGCATGGCAGTTGGCGTCAAAGAACTCTGGAAATTACTCGATATCTCATATGATAAATTTATCCGTACAACTGATGATTACCATGAAAAAGTGGTAGCACAGGTCTTTGAGCGCTTGCTTGCTCAAGATGATATCTACTTGGGTGAATACTCTGGTTGGTATTCAGTTTCAGATGAGGAATTCTTTACAGAAAGTCAGCTTGCGGAAGTTTTCCGTGATGAAGCTGGAAATGTGACAGGCGGTATTGCTCCATCAGGTCACGAGGTTGAATGGGTTTCAGAAGAGTCTTATTTCCTTCGCCTCAGCAAATACCAAGACCGTTTGGTTGAATTTTTCAAATCACATCCTGACTTCATTACTCCAGATGGTCGTCTTAATGAAATGTTGCGTAACTTCATCGAGCCAGGTTTAGAAGATTTGGCAGTTTCTCGTACAACCTTTACCTGGGGTGTGCCAGTCCCTTCCAATCCAAAACACGTTGTCTATGTTTGGATCGATGCCCTTCTTAACTATGCGACTGCTCTTGGTTACGGTCAAGACGATCATGCTAACTATGATAAATTCTGGAATGGAACGGTCTTCCACATGGTCGGAAAAGACATTCTTCGTTTCCACTCCATCTACTGGCCAATCCTTCTCATGATGTTGGATATGAAATTGCCTGCCCGCTTGATTGCCCATGGTTGGTTCGTCATGAAAGACGGCAAGATGTCTAAGTCTAAAGGGAATGTCGTTTATCCTGAAATGTTAGTAGAGCGTTATGGACTGGATCCACTTCGTTACTACCTCATGCGTAGCCTTCCTGTTGGTTCAGATGGAACCTTCACTCCTGAGGACTACATTGGCCGTATCAACTATGAATTGGCCAATGACCTTGGAAACCTCCTTAACCGTACGGTTTCTATGATTAACAAGTATTTTGATGGGCAAATCCCTGCCTATGTAGAGGGTGTGACTGAATTTGATAATGCTCTTGCTGAGGTTGCAGAGCAATCTATCTCTGACTACCATACACACATGGAAGCAGTTGACTATCCACGTGCTTTAGAAGCAGTATGGACTCTTATATCACGTACCAACAAATACATAGATGAGACAGCCCCATGGGTCTTGGCTAAGGATGAAGAGCACCGTGACCAATTGGCAAGTGTCATGAGCCACTTGGCAGCCAGCCTTCGTGTCGTAGCTCACATGATTGAGCCCTTTATGATGGGAACTAGTCGCGCTGTATTGGCACAACTTGGTCTAGCAGAAGTTTCTAGCCTAGAAAACTTGAGCTTGGCAGATTTCCCTGCAGGTGTGACTGTTGTTGCCAAAGGAACACCAATCTTCCCGCGTCTCGACATGGAAGAAGAGATTGCCTATATCAAGGAACAAATGGAAGGCAACAAACCAGCCGTCGAAAAAGAATGGAATCCAGATGAAGTTGAACTCAAACTCAACAAGGAAGAAATCAAGTTTGAAGACTTTGATAAGGTCGAAATCCGTGTTGCAGAGGTCAAAGAAGTGTCTAAAGTAGAAGGTTCTGACAAGTTGCTCCAATTCCGCCTCGATGCAGGTGATGGCGAAGACCGTCAAATCCTCTCAGGAATTGCCAAATACTATCCAAACGAACAAGAATTGGTCGGCAAGAAGGTCCAAATCGTTGCCAACCTCAAACCACGCAAGATGATGAAAAAATATGTCAGTCAAGGAATGATCCTCTCAGCTGAACATGAAGGCAAATTAACCCTTCTCACAGTTGATCCAGCTGTACCAAACGGAAGTGTGATTGGCTAA
- a CDS encoding class I SAM-dependent methyltransferase, with amino-acid sequence MSKMYYAENPDAAHDIHELRVELLGENMTFLTDAGVFSKKMVDFGSQLLLKCLEVNEGEKVLDVGCGYGPLGLSLVKAYGVQVTMVDINNRALDLARQNAERNRVEAEIFQSNIYEQVEGKFDHVISNPPIRAGKQVVHEIIEKSRDFLKDGGDLTIVIQKKQGAPSAKNKMEDVFGNCEIVKKDKGYYILRSVKA; translated from the coding sequence ATGAGTAAAATGTATTATGCAGAAAATCCTGATGCTGCTCACGACATTCATGAGTTGAGAGTGGAGTTGTTGGGAGAAAACATGACCTTTTTGACGGATGCGGGGGTTTTTAGCAAGAAAATGGTTGACTTTGGGAGTCAGCTCTTGCTCAAGTGCCTAGAGGTCAATGAAGGAGAGAAGGTCCTTGATGTGGGCTGTGGATATGGGCCATTGGGTTTGTCATTGGTCAAGGCTTATGGAGTTCAGGTGACCATGGTTGATATTAATAATCGCGCCTTGGACTTAGCACGACAAAATGCCGAAAGAAATAGAGTAGAAGCGGAGATTTTCCAATCCAATATCTATGAACAAGTTGAAGGGAAGTTTGACCATGTTATTTCCAATCCGCCGATTCGAGCGGGTAAACAGGTTGTTCATGAGATTATCGAAAAGAGCAGAGATTTCTTGAAAGACGGAGGAGATTTAACCATCGTCATTCAGAAAAAGCAAGGAGCTCCAAGTGCTAAAAATAAGATGGAAGATGTTTTTGGCAATTGTGAAATCGTAAAGAAAGATAAGGGATATTATATCCTTAGAAGTGTGAAAGCATGA
- the deoC gene encoding deoxyribose-phosphate aldolase, with product MKLNKYIDHTLLKQDASQEQIDRLLSEAREYDFASVCVNPTWVKHAKTGLEGSDVKVCTVVGFPLGATTSAVKAFETKEAVQNGADEIDMVINVGALKSGNLDLVESDIRAVVEASGDKLVKVIIEACLLTDDEKVVACQLSQKAGADFVKTSTGFSTGGATIEDVQLMRETVGPDMGVKAAGGARSYADAVAFVEAGAIRIGTSAGVAILKGELADGDY from the coding sequence ATGAAGTTAAATAAATATATTGATCATACGCTTTTAAAGCAAGATGCAAGCCAAGAACAAATTGATCGTTTGCTATCTGAAGCGCGTGAGTATGACTTTGCCAGCGTTTGTGTTAATCCCACATGGGTTAAACATGCGAAAACAGGGCTTGAAGGCTCAGATGTAAAAGTTTGTACAGTAGTAGGTTTTCCTTTGGGAGCAACAACTTCAGCTGTGAAAGCTTTTGAAACAAAGGAAGCTGTCCAAAATGGTGCAGATGAGATTGATATGGTTATCAATGTCGGTGCCCTCAAATCAGGCAATCTGGATTTGGTTGAATCGGACATCCGTGCTGTCGTAGAAGCAAGTGGTGACAAGCTGGTGAAAGTCATTATCGAAGCTTGCTTGTTGACAGACGATGAAAAGGTTGTGGCCTGCCAATTATCCCAGAAAGCAGGCGCTGACTTTGTCAAAACATCAACTGGATTTTCAACTGGTGGTGCCACTATTGAGGATGTTCAGTTGATGCGTGAAACAGTCGGGCCAGATATGGGAGTTAAGGCAGCTGGTGGAGCTCGTTCATATGCAGATGCTGTCGCTTTTGTGGAAGCAGGCGCTATCCGTATCGGAACATCTGCTGGTGTAGCGATTTTAAAAGGAGAATTGGCAGATGGCGACTACTGA
- a CDS encoding DNA topology modulation protein produces MKIAIIGYSGAGKSTLAEKLSNYYSIPKLHMDTLQFQPGWQDSDREWMLTEMKNFLTKHEAWVIDGNYSWCCYEERMLEADQIIFLNFSPWTCLFRAFKRYLTYRGKVRESMAAGCPERFDWDFIRWILWDGRTKHAKERYQRVQETYPEKVIVLRSQKEMDYFLENLAHNKKNQRV; encoded by the coding sequence ATGAAAATCGCAATCATAGGATATTCTGGAGCTGGCAAGTCAACTCTAGCTGAAAAGTTGTCAAACTACTACTCCATCCCCAAACTGCATATGGATACACTTCAATTTCAACCTGGTTGGCAAGACAGTGACCGCGAATGGATGTTGACCGAGATGAAAAACTTTCTCACAAAGCACGAAGCTTGGGTCATCGACGGCAACTACTCTTGGTGTTGCTATGAAGAAAGAATGCTGGAAGCTGACCAAATCATCTTTCTCAACTTTTCCCCATGGACTTGTCTCTTTCGAGCCTTTAAACGGTATCTCACATACCGAGGTAAAGTCAGAGAAAGTATGGCAGCAGGCTGTCCTGAACGCTTTGACTGGGATTTTATCCGATGGATTCTCTGGGATGGGCGGACAAAACATGCTAAAGAACGCTATCAACGGGTTCAAGAAACCTACCCTGAGAAAGTAATTGTCCTCCGGTCGCAAAAGGAGATGGATTACTTCTTAGAAAATCTCGCGCATAACAAGAAAAACCAACGTGTATAA